Part of the Benincasa hispida cultivar B227 chromosome 11, ASM972705v1, whole genome shotgun sequence genome, TTTTTTTCAACGATGCATAAACTATTCTAAATATCATTACTTTGGATCTCCACCACAGCTTTGCATCATCAACACGATGCATCAAGGCCAACACTTTGTTTCTTTGGTAACAGTCTCATTCGATTTGAAATATTGTTCCATGTCAAAGATGAAATTCTCAAGTTCTTTAGCATCACGGTTCCCATTGAAAGCTTTGGGTTTCGGGATCTTGAACTTGCTTGAAACAATACATGTCAGTTCGGGGTCTGGTTCCCTATTACCCGCATTGTCAAATTCACTTGCGTCTCCATTTCTACCATCTCAGCTTTGACGATATCTATTGTTTCTATAAAGTCGTCAATCAGGTCATTGAACAACTTTAACATGTTCTTCTACGAACTATCAAGCTCTTCGACACGCTCCTTCATGTGTGCGACATAGCTCATGGAGCTATCCCCACGCTCAAAACTACCAGGTCGTGTAGCCTTGTGTTCCAAAGAATTAACTCTCAGCGTCAATTCTTTTATTGGTAGCTCATCTACTCGGTCGTTCAGGGCCTCAATTCCTACGACCTTTTCCTCTAACCCATCAAGGTAGGTTTGGACGTATCTCACTTCGCCGGGCAATTCCCTTAGATACAAAAATTGCTCTTTAATTTCGGTAAGTTGGTCAAACTGCGACTTTAAAAATTGCTTCATTGTGGACATGATTGCGGTCTTTACTAGCCAATGAGCTAActaagctctgataccactcgTCACAATCGCAGAATTTCGTGTACAAGACAGGCAATTGTGCGACACTTGTTCTAATCCGGCGAGCAAGTCAGCCATATAAAAATCGAAAATTGAGGATAACATTGGTATATGACGTAGCCTCCACTcatattttgagataaaatggttttataaaATGTGAGGGAGAAAAAGCATTGAAAACATCGTTAAAGAATgcattaaagactgacagttgcaagAAAGTTTTGATTGCAAAGAGTACATCAATACATCGGTCGAGGAGTTGACTAGTGGGTCTCCCCTATAGTGCATTCTGAGCAATTTTTAAAATGCCTAGCTATCATATCAAAAGAGGCAATAGGTCAATCACATGAAAAACAACTTGGAATCAAAACAACTTACTAAACTAATTACAAGATTCAAAGATAGGATAGTTGATGATAGTTTGGACATGTGGTCATGAGCTAACATTACCCTAGATAAGCATGCCCAAGACACTATGTGTTGTGCCTTCGTGGATATTTTCGTCATCTTTTATCCCTTAAAATCCAGATGTTCTTTTTGgctcctaattgctccaaattaacctcaAATGATCCATAACGATCAATTCTACCTCTAAAATGTTCAATACTTGTAAaaacattaaataaacacataaaaccaACTAACGACCTTGAATTAAGCGGAGCAAGATAACAAATTTTTGGTGCtattaataaatatgaaatgTTTTGGATGTTTGAAACATAATTTCATAGAGGAGATATAAAtggtataatatatataatttttataaatattagacataaagtttaaaattaaataaagagataaaatagagaaatatattttcatttacaATTTTAAATGGTCTTGTGTAAAAATAATTATCTGTAACGATATGCACTCgagatttttttccaaaaaaaaaaaaattgaaacaatatTGTGTCTTCTAAAACATTGTGGAATTCTATAGATTGGACAAcgattttttgttttgattttttagttaaaaattaaCAACTTGAACCAAAGAAACTAATATTGGAAATAAAAGATTCAAGGATAATAAGAATCGTCGAaagatttaatgaaaaaagaaaaatgataaatgaaaatagaaaaagaaaagataggAAAGGTAAAATGAAAGTAGAAGTACAAAAAAGTTGGAAGGTATGTTAAATATGAATTATTGAAAGATATAATAGTAAAAGagaaatataaaattcaataaacaacaTGGAGAGGGAAAAAAGGTACCGAGGCACATAGATATAGATTTAGGATAAAGAGGAAAGTTATGGCCTCTTTGGTGGGAAAGTTATTACGGGTGTTCAAATAACTGGACAATCTGAACAACTCGGACTACCCAATCCAAAATATAAGGGTTGGATTGGTTGGGTTGTATTAGTTTTGTTTTAGGGAtgggttaaattttttttttttttgttgagttgggttgggtcatGGATTGGCTAAAAAAGatttgggttgacccaacccaatccaaattttatatatataaataaaatatgctatatatatttctctttgtttaaaatttggttactttgtattgattaatttgtgaattttaaatatttttattttaaaattgttatgatatttgtatttatttgaagtttgcaataaatatcttaGACATAATTggtataaatttacatatttttaattaaaaagaaaaaaacaagttATAACCTAACAACCTAACCTAACCCAATccaaattttaagggttggattgggttgaattAGAGACTTTATTTGGGTTCTTTGGGTTGTCAAcccaaccaacccgaatttttgggttggtccaaaaaacaccctcaacccaacccaacccatgtacacccctaaATGTTATGGCCTCTTTAGTaaagaatttgaaaacaaatgaTTAAATGAAAACAGAGTTCAAGGTATGGAGACACCATCGTCGAGGTCAGCGTGCGTAGGCACATAAAGCTTATAGGGGTCACCACTCCCCGTCTTTATGTGCCCTACGCGCAGGTCCGACCCTTCCGTTCCTACGGAAGCTTCTGCATGCAGCTTCTCCCTTTTCGAGGGGAGTGGAGCTCACTCGGCTTGTCATGCAATAATCATGATCGACATATAGCCTACAATTGATGCCATCTTTTGTATTCTATGTTTTcagatatgtgtttggtagtaGAATTCAAAAACTggattataatttaaacaaattacaaACTAATTGTAGTTAcccactaaatattagttgacaataaactattattaatttatttatgcacatgtttttatgttaaaaagattgtataactattattttgtaatattatataatttataggatAAATTGAAAATTGTCCCTATATTTcgaaaaagttaaaatttaggccttatgatttataattagaatttacccTCATGGTTTGATAAAAGTTTCATAAATAGTCCCTACCATAGGTATTATTTAAGAAGATTTAACAAATGTAAAGATATTATTTAAGATGATTTAACAAACTGTAAAGCCTATATATGAAGTTATATCATACCATAGGaactaatttctaaaatttaaaaccatATGGAGTAACTTTTAACTTTATCCAAACAATAGGGATCAAATTTGAAATCTAACCTAATTTATAATGCATcgcataatacatattttaattttaaaataataaattgaatttataacatgacatattatatttctaaatgtttttatttttatttaatataattcaacattgtaaattttaaaattcaaattctggatacaatgaaaacataaaaacgTCGAATCCAAAAATagtttccaaaaacaaaattcgATTTATCTGCCAAACACATATTGGCTAAATTCTCGACAAATCTGGAAATATAAAACAGAATTCAAATGGCAAACCAAACAGAACCTTAAAAATTCCACCCTCTTAACGTTTTAATATAGTACCAATATAGATTTATCTTTTCAGTAAAAGAGGGAATTCTTTCACTGCTAGTTTATTTTAGAGAGAATGGCATTAACATTCCTAATTTGGGCACCTGGTTAGGAACTATTTGTATTTTGCAAGACAAACATTATAAGTTATGCATAGTGTACATGTTTTCCATCATTAGACACTACAATTTGGAAGTACTAGACCCTATTTAAAATAACTTTCCAAGTGTTTAAGAAGAGTTTTTGCActcaaaaattacttttttaagcACTTAAAATTTATACCTCTTATCATTTTTCTCACTTATTCTACAATATGGTCATAGAATGTGAACTTTAAACGATAACCTAACAAATTGACAAATCCTCAATTTACTCGGTTTACTGTCCAACATTGTTTCTACTATTTATTCGTCGAGTGCCAACTCAATTAAAATTTCTCTCATAGGCATGCCACGTCAACATTCAACTAAAAGTAATAGTTAATAACAAAAACCATAATTCAAAGTTCAAAAACATAACTAAAATTTATGAAAGATTATGAGCTAAATATTTATACACAACCATCAAAGTtcaaatgattaaatttataatttaacctggAATGGTTTCTAATATAGACATTGTATTCAACATGTACCAAATAATACCTATGCTAGAACTTTGTAAACAAGTGAGATCTTTCTATATCCCTTATATGTATAAGAAAATGACCAAAAATATCATTGGTAGTCAAGGGCTAAAAGGTGTTGTTTGGTAGCAGCAAGAGTGGGAAGCTTTACCCTTAGAGGATGAGCTTGAGATGTTTGAGGAGAGAAGACAATGCACATTCTTCCATCAACTTCTTTCTCTATATCATACAGCTTCTGTCCTGCACCATACCTTCCAAGCAATTCATATGATCTCTCTGAACCCTCCATTGTAACACACACATTCTCATCACCTATTTCAAATCCAAGAAAATCATTTCAATTCTTAGAAATGGGGAATGAATTAACTCATATATTCACCCATTGATATTTGTTTCAATACCAAGAATAAATAGTTAAAGTTATAACTTTAGTTAATAAAGTTTGGGTATTTATTTAGCCTcaactttaaaaatgttaaactatATACCGAACTGTAAAGTGAAattatatattgtatttataattGATATTAACTTATGCATGTTGAACAACTTTAGAGCATTCAGCAAGACATGGCAAATAAATGATAGCAGAAAGTGGAcgattaaacaaaattttgattgaTAAAAGGAAAGTTATGTTACACATCATTTTAGTCACGAACTTTTAGTACCTAATAATTTAATCGTTgtcttttcaaatttgtaaccaTCTAGTCTTTAgactttctttttaaaaggtCAAATTAAAGCGAGATAGAGAAGAGCAAGGGTGAGACTGGGCCATTCAAGAGTTTCGGTTTGGTAATCTCACCGTGTTCACACCAGCAAaaggttaaaaaataataataaaacccTTATTTTCACAAGGGAGGCAAATCtcattttttccttcaatttgggtcatccatacaaaaCTCCCCTGTACAATTGCAACTCAAAGTTGCATATAGCAATTGAAACTTTGAGAGTTTAAAGACCAAAGTTTGACATCTAAATCCTTCACTTCTCTGATCTCTGTAAGTTTAAAGACTAGATAGTAGACACAACGAGAAGaaagtttaattattaaatcaaCAACCCGCTTTGTCATTTcaaagtttagaaactaaatgACTTTTCTTTTTGTACTAATAAACTAAACGACTTTACTAACTTCAAGGATTCAATTACAAAATCAATCTGTCGAATGGCACTGAAAAGATTAAGAGAAAAAATTGGAATTGTAATGAAAAAAAAGTGAGAGAGAAAATAACTCACAGGCAGCTAATTCAATCTGGGTCAGGTAGACAAAGTCCAAAACTGCAGTAATCTCCCTCTCAAAAGTATAGAAAGGGCCACTCTGAAAATCCATCTTCCGTAGCTTACAGAGCCCCTCTCCAAGCTCCATCATCGCCCCTCTATGATTCTGAGCAAAAACAAATTCACGGTCACAACCACAACCAACTCCATTCCAAAAGACAAACACACGGCATCAATATCACGAAACGAAAACTTCAATTTCAAATCACCAACCCGATTAAAGAGATGATGAAGCCCCACAGCACACTGAAGAATGCCATGAAATAGGGTTCTGGTAGGGTCCTCGGCTCCGTTCCACAGAGTCTCGAGGACGTCATGGCAATCGTAATAAGCTCCTTGATTGAAGAGGTCGACTGCTTCGTCGAAGCCGAAATCTCTGGCGATTTGCTCGTCTTCGTCCTCGTGATCGGCGGCGAACAGGTAGGATGTGCGGAAGGAGAGTGATATCGTGGTTCTTCTTTGGCTGCTTCTGGTTCTTGGAGGGCATGGGAGGCTGGTTTCATGGCTGAAAATGGAGTTCAAACTGCGGTGAGGTCGAAGAGGGGATGGTAAGGAGGAGGAAACATAGAGTGCTGGAAGAGAAGCCATTGGCGATTGGTTGAAGAAGCTCGGAGAACTGAATCCATTTCTTAGGTTtggtgtgattttttttttggaatgaaGGGTTAGGGGTTTCGTGTGCGGCTGTGTGGCTTTGAACCGGTGgacaaaataaatatacatattaaaaattagttcaaatgacaaaatttataaaaatatttattaaaaaaacaataaaatatcacaATGTCATGATATGTATCTATCATGACATAGAAAGATATTGTTATTAACATCGTCAATTAcagaaattttgttatatttataaatattttagtttatttttctatatttaaaaatagctcTAATATAGGAGTATACTTGGATTAGGTTAAGAGTGTTTTTAGGACCTATCCGAAAATTTTAGTTGGGTTGACAACCAAACGACtctccaatccaacccaaattgggttgtcgggttataacttatttttttctttttaattaaaaatacgtaaatttatatataatatatgattaatagctaaaatctcataaaattcaaatactaaatatcaaatatctattatatttattgcaaatttgaaacaaaaataaataacatattaaaaattcacaaattaaccaaattttaaacaaagtgaaatatatatatataaaattcaggttgggttgggtcaagtCAAATTTTTTTAGCCAACTCACGACCAATCTAAcctaacaaaaatttaaaaaaagaaaaagttgaacCCAATCtaatccaaaaacaaaactaatcaATAGAATCCTTACATTTTAAGTTGGATAATCCGAATTATTTGAATTGTCGGATTATTTAAACACtactattaatatatttttgtcaaagaaggaaatagagatattttgattttctattagctatattattttattggataAAAAGTGGGTGGAAAATTTGATCTTATGATCTTGTAATATAAATTTACGTTAATTAGTTTCTTACTTCTTCCTTGCTTTCCAACCGTCATTTTTTTGTTCTCGTCCTTCTCTCTTTCACCtaggtttatttatttaaataactaCTCTTTTCATCGAAGTCCAACGCCAACACAACTATCAACACTCTTCTTCTCAATAGCTTCGATGAACTTTCCTCCCAAAATCAGTCGAAAATTATTAATCTTTGCTTATGACTAGTTGGCTTGGCACTCACAAAATCCACAACcaacaattatattattttttaacgactcctaaattctatttttccttGTTTGCAAAATGACACTTTATTAAATGTGTCACAATGAGCTTGAGAACTAGTTTCTCGAGATATCTCTACATATGATTTGATTATGTAGCAAATTGCATCCATAGGTATTTGCATTTTGCTTACGTATTAGCACAGTAAGGGTGTTTGTTCCGAGGGTTGG contains:
- the LOC120091273 gene encoding uncharacterized protein LOC120091273; amino-acid sequence: MASLPALYVSSSLPSPLRPHRSLNSIFSHETSLPCPPRTRSSQRRTTISLSFRTSYLFAADHEDEDEQIARDFGFDEAVDLFNQGAYYDCHDVLETLWNGAEDPTRTLFHGILQCAVGLHHLFNRNHRGAMMELGEGLCKLRKMDFQSGPFYTFEREITAVLDFVYLTQIELAACDENVCVTMEGSERSYELLGRYGAGQKLYDIEKEVDGRMCIVFSPQTSQAHPLRVKLPTLAATKQHLLALDYQ